GCGCGAGGAACCCGGAGCACGCCAGATGAAGAGCGCAGTTCCGGAAGGACGCATCTTGGCATCGCCGCACGCCACCAAGACCCCCGCGACCACCTCGGACCACATGGCCCTCCCCGGAGCCCCCACCCGGGTCTCCTTCGCGAAGATCCGCGAGCCGCTCCGGGTCCCCGACCTCCTCGACCTGCAGACGCAGTCGTTCGAGTGGCTGGTCGGCGACGAGGCGTGGTTCCAGCGGCGGATCGATGCCGGGGACGAGAACCCGGTGGGTGGTCTCGAGGAGATCCTCACCGAGATCTCGCCGATCGAGGACTTCTCCGGGTCGATGTCCCTGTCCTTCTCCGACCCTCGCTTCGACGAGGTCAAGGCGTCGGAGGAGGAGTGCAAGGACAAGGACATGACCTACGCGGCTCCGCTGTTCGTCACCGCGGAGTTCACGAACAACACCACGGGTGAGATCAAGAGCCAGACGGTCTTCATGGGCGACTTCCCCGTGATGACGTCGAAGGGCACGTTCATCATCAACGGCACCGAGCGTGTCGTCGTGTCGCAGCTCGTCCGGTCGCCGGGCGTCTACTTCGACCACAACATCGACAAGACGACCGAGAAGGACGTCTACTCGGTCAAGGTCATCCCCAGCCGCGGTGCGTGGCTGGAGTTCGACGTCGACAAGCGCGACACCGTCGGCGTCCGCATCGACCGCAAGCGCCGCCAGCCGGTCACCGTGCTGCTGAAGGCGCTGGGCTGGGACGCCGAGCAGATCTCGAAGCGCTTCGGCTTCTCCGAGACGATGCTCGCCACCCTGGAGAAGGACCACACGGCCGGCCAGGACGAGGCCCTGCTCGACATCTACCGCAAGCTGCGCCCCGGCGAGCCCCCCACCCGCGAGAGCGCGCAGACGCTCCTGGAGAACCTGTTCTTCAAGGACAAGCGCTACGACCTCGCCAAGGTGGGCCGCTACAAGGTCAACAAGAAGCTGGGCCTGTCCACGCCCAACCCGGTCGGCACGCTGACCGAGGAGGACATCGCCACGACGATCGAGTACCTCGTCCGGCTGCACGCCGGTGACACCACGATGGTCTCCGACGCCGTCGAGGGCGAGGAGGGCTCGGGCGTCGAGATCCCGGTCGAGACCGACGACATCGACCACTTCGGCAACCGTCGCCTGCGCACCGTGGGCGAGCTGATCCAGAACCAGATCCGGGTCGGCCTCTCGCGCATGGAGCGCGTCGTCCGCGAGCGGATGACGACCCAGGACGTCGAGGCGATCACGCCGCAGACCCTGATCAACATCCGGCCCGTCGTGGCCGCGATCAAGGAGTTCTTCGGCACGTCGCAGCTGTCGCAGTTCATGGACCAGACCAACCCCCTCGCGGGCCTGACGCACAAGCGTCGCCTCTCCGCGCTGGGCCCGGGTGGTCTGTCCCGTGAGCGCGCCGGCTTCGAGGTGCGCGACGTGCACCCGTCCCACTACGGCCGCATGTGCCCGATCGAGACCCCGGAGGGCCCGAACATCGGCCTGATCGGGTCGCTGGCCAGCTTCGCGCAGGTCAACCCGTTCGGCTTCATCCAGTCCCCGTACCGCAAGGTCGAGGACGGCAAGGCCACCGAGCAGATCGACTACCTCACGGCCGACGAGGAAGACCGCTTCATCATCGCGCAGGCCAACGAGCCGCTCGACGAGGACGGCAACTTCGTCGGCGACCGCGTGCTGGTGCGCCGCAAGGGCGGCGACGTCGACTACATCTCCCCGGCCGGCGTCGACTACATCGACGTCTCGCCGCGCCAGATGGTCTCGGTCGCCACCGCGATGATCCCGTTCCTCGAGCACGACGACGCCAACCGCGCCCTGATGGGCGCCAACATGCAGCGCCAGTCGGTGCCGCTGCTCCGTTCCGACTCGCCGCTCGTCGGCACCGGTATGGAGCTGCGCGCCGCGGTCGACGCGGGCGACGTGGTCGTGGCCGAGAAGGCCGGTGTCGTCGAGGAGCTGTGCGCCGACTTCATCACGGTGATGGCCGACGACGGCACCCGCCGCACGTACCGGCTGCACAAGTTCCGCCGGAGCAACCAGGGCACCTGCACCAACCAGAAGCCGATCGTGCTCGAGGGCGCGCGCGTCGAGGTCGGGCAGGTGCTGGCCGACGGGCCGTGCACCGAGAACGGCGAGATGGCACTGGGCAAGAACCTGCTCGTGGCGATCATGCCGTGGGAGGGCCACAACTACGAGGACGCGATCATCCTCTCGCAGCGCCTGGTGCAGGACGACGTGCTCACGTCGATCCACATCGAGGAGCACGAGATCGACGCCCGCGACACCAAGCTGGGCGCCGAGGAGATCACCCGGGACATCCCGAACGTCTCCGAGGAGGTCCTCGCCGACCTCGACGAGCGCGGCATCATCCGCATCGGTGCCGAGGTCCAGCCCGGCGACATCCTGGTCGGCAAGGTCACGCCCAAGGGCGAGACCGAGCTGACCCCGGAGGAGCGCCTGCTCCGCGCGATCTTCGGTGAGAAGGCGCGCGAGGTCCGCGACACCTCGCTCAAGGTGCCCCACGGCGAGACCGGCAAGGTCATCGGCATCCGGGTCTTCTCCCGCGACGACGAGGACGAGCTGGCGCCCGGCGTCAACGAGCTGGTCCGCGTCTACGTGGCCCAGAAGCGCAAGATCCAGGACGGCGACAAGCTCGCCGGCCGCCACGGCAACAAGGGCGTCATCGGCAAGATCCTCCCCGCCGAGGACATGCCCTTCCTGCCCGACGGCACCCCGATCGACATCATCCTGAACACCCACGGTGTCCCGCGACGGATGAACATCGGCCAGGTCCT
This sequence is a window from Pseudonocardia petroleophila. Protein-coding genes within it:
- the rpoB gene encoding DNA-directed RNA polymerase subunit beta, with product MASPHATKTPATTSDHMALPGAPTRVSFAKIREPLRVPDLLDLQTQSFEWLVGDEAWFQRRIDAGDENPVGGLEEILTEISPIEDFSGSMSLSFSDPRFDEVKASEEECKDKDMTYAAPLFVTAEFTNNTTGEIKSQTVFMGDFPVMTSKGTFIINGTERVVVSQLVRSPGVYFDHNIDKTTEKDVYSVKVIPSRGAWLEFDVDKRDTVGVRIDRKRRQPVTVLLKALGWDAEQISKRFGFSETMLATLEKDHTAGQDEALLDIYRKLRPGEPPTRESAQTLLENLFFKDKRYDLAKVGRYKVNKKLGLSTPNPVGTLTEEDIATTIEYLVRLHAGDTTMVSDAVEGEEGSGVEIPVETDDIDHFGNRRLRTVGELIQNQIRVGLSRMERVVRERMTTQDVEAITPQTLINIRPVVAAIKEFFGTSQLSQFMDQTNPLAGLTHKRRLSALGPGGLSRERAGFEVRDVHPSHYGRMCPIETPEGPNIGLIGSLASFAQVNPFGFIQSPYRKVEDGKATEQIDYLTADEEDRFIIAQANEPLDEDGNFVGDRVLVRRKGGDVDYISPAGVDYIDVSPRQMVSVATAMIPFLEHDDANRALMGANMQRQSVPLLRSDSPLVGTGMELRAAVDAGDVVVAEKAGVVEELCADFITVMADDGTRRTYRLHKFRRSNQGTCTNQKPIVLEGARVEVGQVLADGPCTENGEMALGKNLLVAIMPWEGHNYEDAIILSQRLVQDDVLTSIHIEEHEIDARDTKLGAEEITRDIPNVSEEVLADLDERGIIRIGAEVQPGDILVGKVTPKGETELTPEERLLRAIFGEKAREVRDTSLKVPHGETGKVIGIRVFSRDDEDELAPGVNELVRVYVAQKRKIQDGDKLAGRHGNKGVIGKILPAEDMPFLPDGTPIDIILNTHGVPRRMNIGQVLETHLGWIAKTGWDIEGGENENGLDWAKQIPESLYSAPAGTKTATPVFDGAKEHEITGLLGCTLPNRDGERMVKSDGKATLMDGRSGEPFPFPVAVGYMYILKLLHLVDDKIHARSTGPYSMITQQPLGGKAQFGGQRFGEMECWAMQAYGAAYTLQELLTIKSDDVAGRVKVYEAIVKGENIPEPGIPESFKVLLKELQSLCLNVEVLSSDGQAIEMRDTDDEDLERAAANLGINLSSRPGSESMTVDDVVN